From a region of the Deinococcus aquiradiocola genome:
- a CDS encoding fimbrial biogenesis chaperone, with product MKPLLSLALTLCLLTGPAAALGGVSVNPTTLLLKPQQRATELTLTNTLDGPVTFDLTLLTWRQPDGLDTLQPTQAVVVAPSSVTLAPGAQQTVRVARLGAAPTREEAYRLLITQRAAAAPGVTTRLQLSLPLFDGIVPAATGAPAVTATRGADGRVTLHNAGPVHLKLVRLETRTAEGWTPQPLTYLLAQQGRILDMQGVQELRWTTEDGKTQTLTVP from the coding sequence ATGAAGCCCCTGCTCTCCCTCGCCCTGACCCTCTGCCTGCTGACCGGACCCGCCGCCGCCCTCGGCGGCGTGTCGGTCAACCCGACCACACTGCTCCTCAAACCCCAGCAGCGCGCCACCGAACTGACCCTCACGAACACCCTGGACGGCCCGGTCACCTTCGACCTCACCCTGCTGACCTGGCGTCAACCGGACGGTCTCGACACGCTGCAGCCCACCCAGGCAGTGGTCGTCGCGCCGAGCAGCGTCACGCTGGCGCCCGGCGCGCAGCAGACCGTCCGCGTCGCGCGGCTCGGCGCCGCCCCCACCCGTGAGGAAGCGTACCGACTCCTCATCACCCAGCGGGCCGCCGCCGCGCCCGGCGTCACCACCCGCCTGCAGCTGAGCCTCCCGCTGTTCGACGGCATCGTTCCCGCCGCCACGGGCGCCCCCGCCGTCACGGCCACCCGCGGCGCGGACGGCCGCGTCACCCTGCACAACGCGGGCCCCGTCCACCTCAAACTGGTGCGGCTGGAGACCCGCACCGCCGAGGGCTGGACACCGCAGCCGCTCACGTACCTGCTCGCCCAGCAGGGCCGGATCCTCGACATGCAGGGCGTGCAGGAACTGCGCTGGACGACGGAGGACGGCAAGACACAGACCTTGACGGTCCCCTGA
- a CDS encoding helix-turn-helix domain-containing protein: MRAQEARWIAPLVVEEMLLRLLLGPCGPLIAQMGRTDSNTQRIERAIGWIRQHFDQPLNIEHLAELTHLGSSTFHARFKAVTGFSPLQFQKHLRLQEARRVMLTSGADVGGVSRQVGYASASQFTREYARMFGRAPRQDLAVARGAAPDLLLN, translated from the coding sequence TGCGGGCGCAGGAAGCCCGGTGGATCGCGCCACTCGTCGTGGAGGAGATGCTGCTGCGGCTGCTGCTCGGTCCGTGCGGGCCGCTCATCGCGCAGATGGGCAGGACGGACTCGAACACCCAGCGGATCGAGCGGGCCATCGGGTGGATCCGGCAGCATTTCGATCAGCCGCTGAACATCGAGCACCTGGCCGAGCTGACGCATCTGGGCAGTTCGACGTTCCACGCCCGGTTCAAGGCCGTGACGGGCTTCAGCCCGCTGCAGTTCCAGAAGCACCTGCGGTTGCAGGAGGCGCGGCGGGTGATGCTGACGTCGGGGGCGGACGTGGGCGGGGTGAGCCGGCAGGTGGGGTACGCGAGCGCGTCTCAGTTCACGCGGGAGTACGCCCGAATGTTCGGGCGCGCGCCCCGGCAGGACCTGGCCGTGGCGCGCGGCGCCGCACCGGACCTGCTGCTGAACTGA
- a CDS encoding Csu type fimbrial protein codes for MSPIRRLLPLTLGLITLCTPAALAASSTGTLTVQAVVANSCTIGNATLNFGTYTQAAGATSAGTVTVNCSLLTPYTLTMNNGLNFESTSGKRRMQANVGGTDYFIPYTPVIAGALTVGGVPIPLAGTGLDVPYAITGIADAGSNVPAATYSDTVTMTVGF; via the coding sequence ATGTCCCCCATCCGCCGCCTGCTCCCCCTCACCCTCGGCCTGATCACCCTCTGCACGCCCGCCGCGCTGGCCGCGTCGAGCACCGGCACCCTGACCGTCCAGGCCGTCGTCGCCAACAGCTGCACCATCGGCAACGCCACCCTGAACTTCGGCACGTACACGCAGGCCGCAGGCGCCACGTCCGCCGGCACCGTCACCGTGAACTGCTCGCTGCTCACCCCCTACACCCTCACCATGAACAACGGACTGAACTTCGAAAGCACGTCCGGCAAGCGCCGCATGCAGGCCAACGTGGGCGGCACCGACTACTTCATCCCCTACACGCCCGTCATCGCCGGGGCGCTGACGGTGGGAGGCGTCCCCATCCCCCTGGCAGGCACCGGGCTGGACGTACCGTACGCGATCACCGGCATCGCCGACGCCGGAAGCAACGTCCCCGCCGCCACGTACTCCGACACCGTCACCATGACCGTCGGCTTCTGA
- a CDS encoding spore coat protein U domain-containing protein: MTEAASPHPPRDRTARRGARHVAGLLTALLLSAAGALGTCTVGSATLSFGTYTSRTGASASGALTVTCTALTPYSLTLDNGMNFSVTRRMKASVAGGTYYLPYTVTIPLPTGVGSGSAASVAVTGTAPAGTNVPPGTYQDTLTLTVSF, translated from the coding sequence TTGACCGAAGCGGCCAGCCCACACCCGCCGCGCGACCGCACGGCACGCCGCGGTGCACGTCACGTCGCGGGCCTCCTGACCGCCCTGCTGCTGTCGGCGGCCGGCGCGCTCGGCACGTGCACGGTCGGCAGCGCCACCCTGAGCTTCGGCACGTACACCTCCCGGACCGGCGCGTCCGCAAGCGGGGCCCTGACCGTCACCTGCACCGCACTCACCCCCTACAGCCTCACCCTCGACAACGGCATGAACTTCTCCGTCACGCGGCGCATGAAGGCCAGCGTCGCCGGCGGCACCTACTACCTGCCGTACACCGTCACCATCCCCCTGCCGACCGGCGTGGGCAGCGGCAGCGCCGCCTCCGTCGCCGTGACCGGCACCGCGCCCGCCGGAACGAACGTCCCGCCCGGCACGTACCAGGACACCCTGACGCTCACCGTCTCCTTCTGA
- a CDS encoding sensor histidine kinase, translating into MTTRDDTARRAIGQELGMRNAQLTRSNAELQAANEELAAFAYSASPDLKTPVRHIKSFAELVRRALVDTPNAVVAAHLERAEQAAERMATMIDGLLHLSRSTRLPLRQEPVDLDALLRQAVDDLAPDVADRRVEWRLAPLPTVEGDAATLRQVLSDLLGNAVKFTRPRDPAVIEVWSERRDGRRAVFVRDNGVGFDPQDGEQIFGAFKRLHTDREFERTGVGLATVRRIVLRHGGTVHADGAPGRGATFTFTLAMRPG; encoded by the coding sequence GTGACGACGCGGGACGACACGGCCCGCCGGGCGATCGGGCAGGAACTCGGGATGCGGAACGCGCAGCTGACGCGCAGCAACGCTGAACTGCAGGCCGCGAACGAGGAACTCGCGGCGTTTGCGTACAGCGCGTCGCCTGACCTGAAGACGCCGGTCCGGCACATCAAGAGCTTCGCGGAACTCGTCAGGCGGGCGCTGGTCGACACCCCGAACGCCGTGGTTGCCGCGCACCTGGAGCGGGCCGAGCAGGCGGCGGAACGCATGGCGACGATGATCGACGGGCTGCTGCACCTGTCGCGCAGCACGCGCCTGCCGCTGCGTCAGGAACCGGTGGATCTGGACGCGCTGCTGCGTCAGGCGGTGGACGACCTGGCGCCCGATGTGGCGGACCGCCGGGTGGAGTGGCGGCTCGCGCCGCTGCCGACGGTGGAGGGGGACGCCGCGACGCTGCGGCAGGTGTTGAGCGACCTGCTCGGGAACGCGGTGAAGTTCACGCGTCCGCGTGATCCGGCGGTGATCGAGGTGTGGAGCGAGCGGCGTGACGGGCGGCGTGCCGTGTTCGTCCGCGACAACGGGGTCGGCTTCGACCCGCAGGACGGGGAGCAGATCTTCGGGGCGTTCAAGCGGCTGCACACGGACCGGGAGTTCGAGAGGACGGGGGTGGGCCTCGCGACGGTGCGCCGGATCGTGCTGCGGCACGGCGGGACCGTGCATGCGGACGGTGCGCCCGGGCGCGGCGCGACGTTCACCTTCACGCTGGCCATGCGGCCAGGGTGA
- a CDS encoding glycoside hydrolase family 16 protein: MTATAARSGYVLTFEDDFRAPHLDRTRWLPYYLPHWAGRDVSAARYALQGRGLHLQITEEQRPWHPAVDGALRVSSLQTGVLAGPVGSDAGQHRFHPDLRVTEPQPDSCLYTPRYGLFEVAFRADLPPGYLGAFWMIGVERHPTQSGEICICEVFGHERDPDGFRVRFGVKAIHDPALTTDMHSVRIPGRSADLHVYSAEWTPEHVTFRVDDAVVGQVPQSPAYPMQFMLNIYELPDLLPGGERRGPWPKTLDVAWVRGWQREVPQVPAHP, encoded by the coding sequence GTGACCGCCACGGCCGCACGGTCCGGGTACGTCCTGACGTTCGAGGACGACTTCCGCGCCCCCCACCTCGACCGTACCCGCTGGCTCCCGTACTACCTGCCGCACTGGGCGGGCCGTGACGTCTCCGCCGCACGCTACGCGCTCCAAGGGCGCGGACTGCACCTGCAGATCACCGAAGAGCAGCGTCCGTGGCACCCCGCCGTCGACGGGGCACTGCGCGTCTCCAGCCTCCAGACCGGCGTTCTCGCCGGGCCGGTCGGCAGCGACGCCGGACAGCACCGCTTCCATCCCGACCTGCGCGTCACCGAACCGCAGCCGGACTCCTGCCTGTACACCCCCCGGTACGGCCTGTTCGAAGTCGCGTTCCGCGCCGACCTCCCGCCCGGCTACCTGGGCGCATTCTGGATGATCGGCGTGGAGCGCCACCCCACCCAGTCCGGCGAGATCTGCATCTGCGAGGTGTTCGGACACGAACGCGACCCGGACGGCTTCCGGGTCCGGTTCGGCGTGAAGGCCATCCACGACCCGGCCCTGACGACCGACATGCATTCGGTGCGGATTCCCGGCCGTTCCGCCGACCTGCACGTGTACAGCGCCGAGTGGACGCCCGAGCACGTCACGTTCCGCGTGGACGACGCGGTGGTCGGGCAGGTGCCGCAGTCGCCGGCGTACCCGATGCAGTTCATGCTCAACATCTACGAGCTCCCGGACCTGCTGCCGGGCGGTGAGCGGCGCGGACCGTGGCCGAAGACGCTGGACGTCGCCTGGGTGCGCGGCTGGCAGCGGGAAGTCCCGCAGGTCCCGGCCCACCCATGA